The sequence TATTTCAGCGAGCGCTCGGATCTGCTGTTCGAGATTGAGCGGCTGCGCTACAACAACCTGATTCTGAATTCCGAACTCCAGAAACTGGTCACCTTCAAGAACGAGAACCGCCACCTTCGCAGGCTGCTGCAATCGCCCGCCGACACGCGCGGGCGCAAGGTCGCCGTCGCCAAACTGGTCGGCGTCAACCTGGCGCCGTTCGAGCAGCAGATTGTCATCGACAAGGGCAGCAACCACGGCGTCTATCCGGGGCAGCCGGTGCTCGATGTCAAGGGCGTCATCGGCCAGGTCTCGACGGTGACGCCGCTGACCGCCGATGTGACGCTGATTTCCAACCCCGGCCACGCGCTGCTCGGGCAGATTGACCGCTCGCGGCTGCGGATGCTGGTGCTCGGCACCGGCAACCCGCGGCAGTTGAAACTGGAATATGTGCCGACAACGGCGGACATCCGCGCCGGCGACATCATCTACACATCGGGGCTGGACAACCGCTACCCCGGCGACTACCCGGTCGGCGAGGTGCTGAGCATCCACAGCGAGGTCGGCGACGACTTCGCCGTCATCCACGCGAAGCCGCTGGCCGATTTGATACACAGCCGCGAAATGCTGCTGATCTGGCCCGAGGACGCCGCGCAGGCGCAGGCGGCGGAAGCCGAAGCGGCGGAAGCGGAGACGGCGGGCGGGGAATAACGCCGTGGCGCTGCGGAAAATGGACGGGCGCTACCGGCTGGTGGCGCTGACGGTGTTTGCGGCGATGATATTGAGCGCGCTGCCGATACCGCAGTGGGCGCATGTCTTCTGGCCGGAATGGGTGCTGCTGGTGGTCATCTACTGGTGCCTGGCGATGCCGGAGAAACTCAACATCAAGTTCGCATGGTTTGTCGGCATCCTGAGCGACCTGCTTGAAGGTTCATTGCTGGGGCAGCACGCGCTGCTGTACACGCTGATTGCGTGGCTGACCACCTATTTCTACCAGCGCCTGCGCCTCTACCCGCCGCACCAGCAGGTTTTCTTCATCGCGCTGCTGCTGCTGATTTACACGATGATCGCCATCTGGATCAACAGCCTGCGGCTGCGCTACTCGCTGGAGATGGACTGGAGCGCGCTGCTGCCGGTCGCCAGCAGCGCGCTGATGTGGCCGTGGGTGTTCGCGGTGCTGCGGCACCTGCGCCAGAAAAACTACGCCGGCGCGCAGGGGTAGGAACCCAGCAGTTTGTAGAGGCCGGCGCCGGCGTCCAGTTCGGCCAGCGCCCGGCCCAGCAACTCGTCCTCGCAGTGGCCCTCGATGTCGAGGAAGAACACATACTCCCAGTTGACGATGCGCGCCGGGCGCGACTCGATGCGCGTCAGGCTGACGCCGCGGTCGGCGAGGATGCGCAGCAGCGCGGCGAGCGAACCCGGGCGGTTGCGCGCCGACACCAGCACGCTGGTCTTGTCGCCGCCGGTCGGCGGCACGCCGTGGCCGCCGATGACGAGGAAGCGCGTCGCGTTGCACGAGTAGTCCTCGATGCCCTCGGCCAGGATGTTCAGCCCGTACTCGGCGGCGGCGCCGGCGCCGGCGATGGCGGCGGCGTTGTGTTCGTCGTGCGCCTTCAGCGCCGCCGCGGCGTTGCTGTGGACGGCGACCTGGCGGCAGCCCGGCAGGTTGTCATCGAGCCAGCGCCGGCACTGGGCGAACGACTGCTGGTGCGAATAGACGGTGGCCAGCCCGCCGAGGCCGTCGCCGGCGCCGAGCAGGCAGTGGCGGATGGGCAGTTCAATCTCGCCGACGATTTGCAGCGCCGAATCCATGAAGCAGTCGAGCGTGTGC comes from Gammaproteobacteria bacterium and encodes:
- the mreC gene encoding rod shape-determining protein MreC, with translation MVYDHRYGHFNDKRAPFDLINLDAVRRHLDLFSYAVHSAANLPTRAADWTHRYFSERSDLLFEIERLRYNNLILNSELQKLVTFKNENRHLRRLLQSPADTRGRKVAVAKLVGVNLAPFEQQIVIDKGSNHGVYPGQPVLDVKGVIGQVSTVTPLTADVTLISNPGHALLGQIDRSRLRMLVLGTGNPRQLKLEYVPTTADIRAGDIIYTSGLDNRYPGDYPVGEVLSIHSEVGDDFAVIHAKPLADLIHSREMLLIWPEDAAQAQAAEAEAAEAETAGGE
- the mreD gene encoding rod shape-determining protein MreD; amino-acid sequence: MALRKMDGRYRLVALTVFAAMILSALPIPQWAHVFWPEWVLLVVIYWCLAMPEKLNIKFAWFVGILSDLLEGSLLGQHALLYTLIAWLTTYFYQRLRLYPPHQQVFFIALLLLIYTMIAIWINSLRLRYSLEMDWSALLPVASSALMWPWVFAVLRHLRQKNYAGAQG
- the pheA gene encoding prephenate dehydratase yields the protein MSDEKLQDLRGRIDAIDARLLKLISERADYAIRIGRLKRELEPGHSFYRPARESVHLRELVAANDGPLQDAELTALFREIISVCRALEQEITVAYLGPQGTFTQEAAFKHFGRAIATQDFPTVAEVFRAVESGKPAYGVVPVENSSEGVVTHTLDCFMDSALQIVGEIELPIRHCLLGAGDGLGGLATVYSHQQSFAQCRRWLDDNLPGCRQVAVHSNAAAALKAHDEHNAAAIAGAGAAAEYGLNILAEGIEDYSCNATRFLVIGGHGVPPTGGDKTSVLVSARNRPGSLAALLRILADRGVSLTRIESRPARIVNWEYVFFLDIEGHCEDELLGRALAELDAGAGLYKLLGSYPCAPA